Proteins encoded together in one Bacillota bacterium window:
- a CDS encoding MarR family transcriptional regulator codes for MSHTLPRQILDLLHDAKRSFEKLLHHSFEHYQLSMSQITVIILLHEHQEMSISEIGEKMGLSKSTVSGIIDRLEEMGIVERRRSETDRRRVAAVLTHEYKKRGLELERSFNDFLYQTFNEVSENDLMDIIKGLTIFNQIISKNIDSALAAKH; via the coding sequence GTGAGCCACACACTGCCCCGGCAGATTTTAGATCTGCTCCACGATGCAAAGCGGAGCTTTGAAAAGCTTCTGCACCACTCCTTTGAGCACTATCAGCTATCCATGTCCCAAATAACCGTAATTATCCTGCTGCATGAGCATCAAGAAATGAGCATTTCCGAAATTGGCGAAAAGATGGGACTGTCCAAAAGCACAGTCAGCGGAATTATTGATCGTCTGGAGGAAATGGGAATTGTTGAACGCAGGCGCAGTGAAACAGACCGCCGCAGAGTAGCTGCAGTCTTAACTCATGAGTATAAAAAGCGCGGTTTGGAACTGGAGCGGAGCTTTAATGACTTTCTTTATCAAACCTTCAACGAAGTATCAGAAAATGATCTGATGGATATAATTAAGGGATTAACGATCTTTAATCAGATCATCAGTAAAAACATAGATTCTGCACTGGCTGCAAAACACTGA
- a CDS encoding efflux RND transporter permease subunit → MLAKFSVNRPYTVIVGIIIVLILGAISVYNTTTDLLPNINLPYALVVTTYPGASPEAIELSVTRPIEQSMLTLSNIQNVLSVSADNVSLVILEFNETTNMDTALIEIRENLDMITSYMPQGINTPMIMRINPNLLPVSVLSAAVEGTSLADSSQFIKDTIIPEFERIAGIASVSATGLVKRELHISLNHDKVDAQKQKLQDVVNSMLFLPSLFGADLTAMLQDSGFSLDQLDNFEITADLVSGIIQGQNISMPAGYLTNAENSYLVRVGDQFRSVEELENLPLISLPFLNLPPITLADISDIELIASTDGSYTKVNGEDAVMLIFQKQTDYSTADIAKKIRARADELQKQYEGLQITTLMDQGIYIDMVLDSVLNNIIYGAILAIIVLLVFLRSARPTIVVAVSIPISIITSFVLMYFSNINLNIISMGGLALGVGMLVDNSIVVIESIYRLRSEGKSAFEAAVEGTKEVAGAITASTLTTIAVFLPIVFTYGLTREIFSEMALTISYSLGASLLVALTLVPMVASRIFTKEQPKENRFNERMNTWYGSLVNKALDKKAHLLIGVLILFVVSSIGIWRMGSEFLPATDSHQISMQVELPHELSASDAAAVIDQITAVLEGIEDIETIGVTSVGSMLGMPMSMGGSGSNSYSFYLLLNEQRSLSSRQIAQQIRDLTEGINADITVADTGFDISMIAGGAIVLNVLGQDLDTLQSIAKDAAAIVADVPGTIEVSDGLEDTAPELRIMVDKQKGITKGVTVGQVLMAVNQKLGSNTEITTLTVGTDDYSIFVHDPKNQASSEADLMELLIDSPLGEPARLGDIATIEQGQGLSSIQRRNQQRYISVTAEIADGYNAGNISREIEQRLDNYNLPEGYSIEFGGEQLLILESFDDLSLVLVVGILLIYLVMVAQFQSLLSPFIVMFTIPLAFTGGFLGLIINGSPLSLVAVIGLVILTGVVVNNGIVLIDYINQLRERGMAKREAIVHACRVRLRPILMTALTTIVGLSTMSIGVGMGTELIQPMAVTASSGLLYATILTLFVVPVLYDTFHRK, encoded by the coding sequence TTGTTAGCGAAATTTAGCGTCAACCGTCCTTATACAGTTATTGTTGGTATCATCATAGTCTTGATCCTGGGTGCAATCTCCGTATACAATACCACAACAGATTTACTGCCAAACATCAACCTTCCCTATGCATTAGTAGTAACGACCTACCCGGGAGCAAGCCCCGAAGCGATTGAACTTAGCGTTACACGCCCGATCGAGCAGTCGATGCTCACCCTCAGCAATATTCAAAATGTGCTGTCGGTATCTGCCGATAACGTCTCCCTGGTAATTCTAGAGTTCAATGAAACCACCAATATGGATACAGCTTTAATTGAAATCCGCGAGAATCTGGATATGATTACTTCCTATATGCCCCAGGGCATCAATACACCCATGATTATGCGGATCAATCCTAACCTTCTGCCAGTATCGGTTCTCTCAGCAGCTGTAGAGGGAACATCTCTAGCCGATTCAAGTCAGTTTATTAAAGATACCATCATTCCTGAGTTCGAGCGCATCGCCGGTATCGCTTCTGTCTCGGCAACTGGCTTAGTTAAAAGAGAACTGCATATATCCCTTAATCATGACAAAGTAGATGCCCAAAAGCAGAAACTGCAGGATGTTGTCAACTCAATGCTGTTTCTGCCGAGTCTATTCGGAGCGGATTTAACAGCAATGCTCCAGGATTCGGGTTTTAGTCTGGATCAGCTGGATAACTTTGAAATCACTGCAGATTTAGTCAGCGGGATTATCCAAGGGCAGAACATCAGCATGCCAGCTGGATACCTCACCAACGCAGAAAACTCCTATCTGGTGAGAGTTGGTGACCAGTTCCGCAGCGTGGAGGAGTTAGAAAATCTGCCCCTAATCAGTCTGCCGTTCTTAAATCTGCCGCCGATAACCCTGGCAGATATCAGCGATATTGAGCTGATTGCCAGCACAGACGGCAGCTACACCAAAGTTAACGGTGAAGACGCGGTAATGCTGATTTTCCAAAAGCAGACCGATTATTCCACAGCCGATATCGCGAAGAAAATCCGCGCCCGGGCCGATGAGCTCCAAAAGCAGTATGAGGGACTGCAGATCACGACCCTGATGGATCAGGGCATTTATATCGATATGGTTTTAGATTCTGTCCTGAACAATATTATTTACGGAGCGATTCTGGCAATTATCGTGCTGCTAGTGTTTCTGCGGAGCGCAAGACCTACCATTGTCGTTGCAGTCTCAATCCCAATCAGTATCATCACCAGCTTTGTGCTGATGTACTTCAGCAATATCAATCTCAACATCATCTCCATGGGCGGGTTGGCCCTGGGTGTGGGAATGCTGGTTGACAACTCAATTGTGGTGATTGAAAGCATTTACCGTCTCCGCAGCGAAGGCAAATCAGCATTTGAAGCAGCTGTTGAAGGTACCAAGGAGGTTGCCGGTGCAATCACCGCTTCTACCCTGACCACAATTGCTGTATTCTTGCCCATCGTGTTTACATATGGATTGACACGAGAGATCTTCAGCGAAATGGCTCTGACCATCAGCTATTCGTTAGGTGCGAGCCTGCTTGTCGCTTTAACCTTAGTTCCTATGGTTGCATCGCGTATTTTTACTAAAGAGCAGCCGAAAGAAAACCGCTTCAACGAAAGAATGAACACCTGGTACGGCAGCCTGGTAAATAAGGCCTTAGACAAAAAAGCACACCTGCTGATCGGTGTGCTGATTCTGTTCGTTGTCAGCAGTATCGGCATTTGGAGAATGGGTTCGGAATTTCTGCCAGCTACAGACAGCCATCAGATTTCTATGCAGGTAGAACTGCCTCACGAACTCTCTGCATCTGATGCAGCAGCCGTAATCGATCAGATTACAGCAGTGCTGGAAGGAATCGAAGATATTGAAACAATCGGTGTTACATCCGTCGGATCAATGCTGGGAATGCCCATGTCGATGGGAGGCAGTGGCTCAAACTCCTACTCGTTCTATCTGCTTCTTAATGAACAGCGCAGCCTATCCAGCCGACAGATTGCCCAGCAGATCAGAGATCTAACTGAAGGCATTAACGCTGATATCACAGTCGCCGATACCGGTTTTGATATCAGCATGATTGCCGGGGGAGCAATTGTCCTCAATGTTCTCGGTCAGGATCTCGATACACTGCAGTCCATTGCCAAAGACGCAGCTGCCATCGTGGCAGATGTTCCGGGAACAATTGAAGTATCAGACGGCTTGGAAGATACCGCGCCTGAACTGCGGATCATGGTTGATAAGCAGAAAGGCATTACCAAAGGTGTTACGGTAGGCCAGGTCCTTATGGCCGTAAACCAGAAGCTGGGTTCAAACACCGAGATAACCACCTTAACTGTTGGCACTGATGATTACAGCATCTTTGTGCACGATCCTAAGAATCAAGCCAGCTCTGAAGCTGATTTAATGGAGCTCTTGATCGATTCTCCCTTGGGAGAGCCGGCTCGCCTCGGCGATATTGCTACCATCGAGCAAGGACAGGGATTATCATCAATCCAGCGGCGGAATCAGCAGCGCTACATCTCGGTTACAGCTGAGATAGCCGATGGCTATAATGCCGGTAATATCAGCCGAGAAATCGAACAAAGACTCGATAACTACAATCTGCCAGAAGGCTACAGCATAGAATTCGGTGGTGAGCAGCTGCTTATTCTCGAATCTTTTGATGACCTGAGTCTCGTGTTAGTGGTGGGTATTCTCCTGATTTACCTGGTCATGGTGGCTCAGTTCCAGTCGCTGCTGTCTCCATTTATCGTCATGTTTACCATTCCCCTGGCCTTTACCGGTGGCTTCCTGGGACTGATAATTAATGGCAGTCCTCTCAGTCTGGTGGCAGTAATCGGACTGGTAATTCTAACTGGAGTAGTCGTCAACAATGGTATCGTCTTGATTGACTACATCAATCAGCTGCGGGAAAGAGGCATGGCCAAACGGGAAGCTATTGTCCATGCGTGCCGCGTGAGATTGCGTCCGATTTTGATGACAGCGCTGACCACCATTGTTGGTCTATCCACAATGAGCATTGGCGTCGGAATGGGAACCGAACTGATTCAACCCATGGCAGTTACTGCAAGCTCGGGACTGCTGTACGCCACGATTCTTACGCTGTTTGTGGTGCCGGTACTATACGATACCTTTCACCGCAAATAG